The Nomia melanderi isolate GNS246 chromosome 7, iyNomMela1, whole genome shotgun sequence genome includes a window with the following:
- the LOC116433101 gene encoding uncharacterized protein LOC116433101, whose amino-acid sequence MGISRSNIVGTFVLFMLILSVIQALPYNKESSSKRNSLSDASGLKEVKCLFVNKKLPICDPKWGFDLSEESADDQNRLDLEKHIDRHIHRKRRDVELTLDTRFVVYAFKNCLPSEPDNLRALMPFCEEIMRSHHLDNILRVEMFDPFVIDGVTTPPYYFPSRPTASSRKHRVPNPRDKLINPLAMEDSMPNAIAVSMSVSNGSSSRLVPRSWPKPAGTMDKEGEMIADIVRNESRKPSASASIENTSGDPAAGSRIPSDATIVQDRRDKVKSRGKKLHRYEPKNFGGNRRWKMIVHDKRKSKTRRHPQL is encoded by the exons ATGGGAATAAGCAGAAGCAATATTGTCGGAACATTTGTGCTTTTTATGCTGATACTTTCGGTTATCCAAGCTCTTCCATACAACAAGGAAAGCTCTTCGAAAAGAAACAGTCTATCCGACGCATCGGGTTTAAAAGAAGTCAAATGCCTCTTCGTGAATAAAAAGCTACCTATCTGCGATCCGAAATG GGGGTTCGATTTAAGCGAAGAATCGGCAGATGACCAAAACAGACTAGACTTAGAGAAACACATTGATAGGCACATTCATCGTAAGAGGAGAGACGTTGAACTCACGCTTGACACACGTTTCGTCGTCTATGCGTTTAAGAATTGTTTACCATCCGAGCCTGATAA CTTGCGTGCGCTGATGCCTTTCTGCGAAGAAATTATGCGCTCCCATCACTTAGACAATATCCTCCGTGTAGAAATGTTCGACCCATTCGTAATAGACGGTGTGACGACACCGCCGTATTACTTTCCGAGCAGGCCAACTGCGTCTAGC AGAAAGCATCGCGTTCCGAATCCCAGGGACAAGCTCATAAACCCCTTAGCAATGGAAGATTCGATGCCGAATGCGATCGCCGTCAGCATGAGCGTCTCGAACGGCTCCTCGAGCAGGCTCGTTCCTCGCAGCTGGCCGAAACCCGCGGGAACAATGGACAAAGAGGGCGAAATGATCGCGGACATCGTGCGAAACGAGTCGCGAAAGCCTTCCGCCTCGGCGAGCATCGAAAATACGAGCGGCGATCCTGCGGCGGGCTCTCGAATTCCCAGCGACGCGACGATTGTCCAGGATCGGCGGGATAAAGTGAAATCACGCGGGAAAAAGTTGCATCGTTACGAGCCGAAAAATTTCGGGGGGAATCGCCGCTGGAAAATGATCGTCCACGATAAGAGGAAGTCGAAAACGAGAAGACACCCTCAACTCTAA